Proteins encoded in a region of the Dorea longicatena genome:
- a CDS encoding transporter substrate-binding domain-containing protein, which yields MKLKKLISVMLIGACVCSMAACGSKKEEKKIESADDLKDAKIGVQTGTTGDIYCSDDFGDDHVERFNKGADAVQALVKGKIDAVVIDNEPAKAFVDANDGLKILETPYVEEDYAMCFKKGNTELEDKFNAAIKELKEDGTFDKIVGYYIDGTEEKGYESPADVDHSNGKLVMATNAAFEPYEYYEDNKIVGVDVDFAQAIADKLGMELTVNDMEFDSIIAAVDSGKADFGAAGMTVTKGREKQVDFSDSYYTGKQMIIVKK from the coding sequence ATGAAATTAAAGAAACTTATCAGTGTAATGCTGATTGGTGCGTGTGTATGTTCTATGGCAGCATGCGGATCTAAAAAAGAAGAAAAGAAAATTGAAAGTGCAGATGATCTTAAGGATGCAAAGATTGGTGTTCAGACAGGTACAACAGGCGATATCTACTGTTCTGATGATTTCGGTGATGATCATGTAGAGCGTTTTAATAAAGGTGCAGATGCAGTACAGGCACTGGTAAAAGGAAAGATCGATGCAGTTGTTATTGATAACGAGCCTGCAAAAGCATTTGTAGATGCAAATGACGGACTGAAGATTCTTGAGACACCTTATGTAGAAGAAGATTATGCAATGTGCTTTAAAAAGGGCAATACAGAGCTGGAAGACAAATTCAACGCAGCAATCAAGGAACTGAAAGAAGACGGAACATTTGACAAGATCGTTGGATATTATATCGACGGAACAGAAGAAAAAGGATATGAGTCTCCGGCAGATGTCGATCATTCTAATGGTAAACTTGTGATGGCAACAAATGCAGCATTTGAGCCATATGAATATTATGAAGATAACAAGATTGTTGGTGTTGATGTAGACTTTGCACAGGCAATCGCAGATAAGCTCGGTATGGAACTTACTGTAAATGATATGGAATTTGACTCAATTATTGCAGCAGTTGACAGTGGAAAAGCAGATTTTGGTGCGGCTGGTATGACTGTTACAAAGGGAAGAGAGAAACAGGTAGATTTTTCTGATTCCTATTACACAGGAAAACAGATGATCATCGTTAAGAAATAA
- a CDS encoding LacI family DNA-binding transcriptional regulator produces the protein MAVTIKDVAALAGVSPSTVSRTCKNNPSISEETKERVRKAMAELGYEPNFQASNLASQNSRTIGIILPASAKEVYENSFYLEAIQGISHYCNGRQYMTTIVTGQDEAEILDAVRSMSRSGKVDGFIILYSKKDDPVIDYLFNEGLLYILIGKATQYTNQTIYIDNDNLLAGREAAEYLYQLGHRQIAYLGSDSSLMFSADRKAGYQLALASHQLPVRPEYCVEVKNVSENNEEAIRGLLMQKDRPTAILVSDDILAVSLERVCLENHLAIPEDLSIISFNNSLFARLTSPQLTSIDIGAGQLGSEAASQIINHIENPNLLATKIIVPHHLIERDSCCKI, from the coding sequence ATGGCAGTAACGATCAAGGACGTGGCTGCGTTGGCAGGAGTCTCTCCTTCCACCGTGTCCAGAACCTGTAAAAATAATCCATCCATCAGCGAAGAAACGAAAGAACGTGTCAGAAAGGCTATGGCGGAACTGGGGTATGAGCCGAATTTCCAGGCAAGCAATCTTGCCTCTCAGAATTCGCGTACCATTGGCATCATTCTCCCCGCTTCCGCAAAAGAAGTCTATGAGAACTCCTTCTATCTGGAAGCAATCCAGGGAATCAGCCATTATTGTAATGGCAGACAGTATATGACAACAATTGTAACCGGGCAGGATGAAGCAGAGATCCTTGACGCCGTTCGCTCTATGTCCAGAAGTGGCAAAGTAGACGGTTTCATCATACTGTATTCCAAGAAAGATGATCCCGTCATCGATTACCTTTTTAACGAAGGTCTTTTATATATTCTGATTGGAAAAGCAACACAGTATACCAACCAGACTATCTATATTGATAATGATAACCTGCTTGCCGGAAGAGAAGCGGCTGAATATCTTTATCAGCTTGGACACCGCCAGATTGCCTACCTTGGTTCCGACAGCTCCCTGATGTTCTCTGCCGATCGCAAAGCCGGTTACCAGCTTGCGCTTGCAAGCCACCAGCTCCCGGTTCGTCCGGAATATTGCGTGGAAGTAAAGAATGTATCAGAGAATAACGAAGAAGCCATACGCGGGCTCCTTATGCAGAAAGACCGCCCGACAGCAATCCTGGTCAGCGACGATATCCTCGCCGTCTCTTTAGAAAGAGTCTGTCTGGAAAACCATCTTGCAATCCCGGAAGATTTGTCGATCATCTCCTTCAATAACTCTTTGTTCGCAAGACTGACCTCACCACAGTTAACATCAATCGACATCGGAGCAGGCCAACTCGGAAGTGAAGCCGCCTCCCAGATCATCAACCACATAGAAAATCCAAATCTCCTTGCAACCAAGATCATTGTTCCTCACCACCTGATCGAACGGGACAGCTGTTGTAAAATATAA
- a CDS encoding amino acid ABC transporter permease, which translates to MQELKSSFISNFIDDNRWRYITDGLKITLLVTVFAVLIGVVLGFLIAIVRTTHDKTGKLKILNAICKVYLTVIRGTPVVVQLMIIYFIIFGSVDISKVVVAIVAFGINSGAYVAEIFRSGIMSIDNGQFEAGRSLGFNYAQTMMYIVMPQAFKNVLPTLCNEFISLLKETSVSGYIALQDLTKGGDIIRSRTYDAFMPLIAVALIYLAMVMIFTKLVSLLERRLRNSDH; encoded by the coding sequence ATGCAGGAATTGAAAAGTAGTTTTATTTCGAATTTTATAGATGATAACCGCTGGAGATATATTACAGATGGTCTGAAGATCACTTTGCTGGTTACTGTATTTGCAGTATTGATTGGTGTAGTACTTGGATTCTTGATCGCAATTGTCCGTACAACACATGATAAGACCGGCAAATTGAAGATTCTGAATGCAATCTGTAAAGTTTATCTGACGGTGATCCGTGGAACACCAGTAGTTGTACAGCTGATGATCATTTACTTTATTATATTTGGAAGTGTTGATATCAGTAAGGTTGTCGTTGCGATCGTAGCATTTGGTATTAACTCGGGTGCATATGTTGCTGAGATATTCCGTTCTGGTATTATGTCTATCGATAACGGACAGTTTGAAGCAGGGCGAAGCCTTGGATTTAACTATGCACAGACGATGATGTATATTGTTATGCCACAGGCATTTAAGAATGTACTCCCGACACTTTGTAATGAATTTATCTCTCTGTTAAAGGAAACTTCTGTATCCGGTTATATCGCATTACAGGACCTGACTAAAGGCGGGGATATCATTCGAAGCCGTACATATGATGCATTTATGCCGTTGATCGCCGTTGCACTGATCTATCTGGCAATGGTAATGATATTTACCAAGCTTGTCAGCTTACTGGAGAGGAGGTTGAGAAACAGTGACCACTAA
- a CDS encoding zinc-ribbon domain-containing protein, translating into MYCNECGNSLPDGVERCPVCGSKVKVQYANNGMNDFNNGQKNDPVQNQYQNDRMGYVNNNYGEDSSLSGIVLSENEQLVRQYHCSSVKQPRCEGYLSVTTRRMIFQAEGGTFFRSRISKEISLDKVTGVDCYYGVNMKITQIIVGVILTILGFYAWGISSSYIGSGRFYSFLIMILGIVLIVSGIRKSFKLTIYASECSPSPINIGEGALSLQGNAVFYAIVSEPTSDTDRMMNEVGALVHDLQTMGDMAVSKWKN; encoded by the coding sequence ATGTATTGTAATGAGTGTGGTAATTCATTACCGGATGGTGTGGAAAGATGTCCGGTCTGTGGAAGTAAGGTAAAAGTACAGTATGCCAATAATGGAATGAATGATTTTAATAATGGTCAGAAGAATGATCCGGTACAGAATCAATATCAAAATGACAGAATGGGATACGTAAACAATAATTATGGAGAGGATTCTTCATTGTCAGGGATTGTTTTATCAGAAAATGAGCAGTTGGTAAGGCAGTATCATTGTAGTAGTGTAAAACAGCCAAGATGTGAGGGATATTTAAGCGTGACAACGAGGCGTATGATTTTTCAGGCAGAAGGAGGTACCTTTTTCAGAAGCCGTATTTCAAAAGAAATTTCGTTGGATAAAGTCACCGGTGTTGACTGTTATTATGGAGTAAATATGAAAATTACACAGATTATTGTGGGTGTAATTCTGACTATTTTAGGCTTTTATGCATGGGGAATTAGCTCGTCCTATATTGGCAGTGGAAGATTTTATTCTTTTTTGATAATGATACTAGGAATTGTTCTTATTGTTAGTGGAATTAGAAAAAGTTTTAAATTAACTATTTATGCGTCTGAATGTAGTCCATCTCCGATTAACATTGGTGAGGGTGCTCTTTCATTGCAAGGAAACGCAGTTTTTTACGCTATTGTCAGCGAGCCGACAAGTGATACTGACCGTATGATGAATGAAGTGGGCGCACTGGTACATGATTTGCAGACAATGGGAGATATGGCAGTATCCAAGTGGAAAAATTAA
- the malQ gene encoding 4-alpha-glucanotransferase encodes MSERAAGILMPISSLPSEYGIGCFSKSAYEFVDWLKKAGQSYWQILPLGPTSYGDSPYQSFSTFAGNPYFISLEALVEEGVLTKAECEAVDWGKVKGSIDYKKIYEGRYPLLRKAYERSKVHENAEYQKFVEENSWWLSDYALFMAVKDRFDGVEWKLWADDIKLRWGPAMDYYREELYFDIEFQQYMQFKFYEQWMQLKAYANKKGIQIIGDIPIYVAMDSADTWAHPELFQLDEENVPVAVAGCPPDGFSATGQLWGNPLYRWGYHKETGYQWWISRLAYVFRLYDVVRIDHFRGFDEYFSIPYGAETAVDGHWEKGPGMDLFWKVREALGEKPVIAEDLGYVTDSVRDLVRDSGFPGMKVLEFAFDSRDSGSANDYLPHNYPVNSVAYTGTHDNETLAGWWGSISKDEQKLTREYLCDTYTPEAELNKPLISLIMRSAAKWCVIPMQDYLGLDNKCRMNTPSTVGTNWKWRIRKNQLSVKLQKEIHAVTLRYGRMNWTEDVEEAAEAEK; translated from the coding sequence ATGAGCGAAAGAGCAGCAGGCATACTCATGCCGATCAGCAGCCTTCCATCTGAATATGGAATCGGCTGTTTCTCAAAAAGTGCATATGAATTTGTAGACTGGCTGAAGAAAGCAGGTCAGAGTTACTGGCAGATCCTGCCACTTGGTCCTACAAGTTACGGGGATTCCCCGTATCAGTCATTTTCTACATTCGCGGGAAACCCATATTTCATCAGTCTGGAGGCACTGGTGGAAGAAGGGGTTCTGACAAAGGCGGAATGTGAGGCCGTAGACTGGGGAAAAGTAAAAGGGAGTATTGATTATAAAAAGATTTACGAAGGGCGTTACCCGCTTCTTCGAAAAGCTTACGAAAGAAGTAAGGTACATGAGAATGCAGAATATCAGAAGTTCGTAGAAGAGAACAGCTGGTGGCTGTCAGATTATGCATTATTTATGGCAGTTAAAGACAGATTTGACGGTGTGGAATGGAAGTTGTGGGCAGATGATATCAAGCTGCGCTGGGGACCTGCCATGGATTATTACCGTGAAGAGTTGTATTTTGATATTGAATTCCAGCAGTATATGCAATTCAAGTTCTATGAACAGTGGATGCAGTTGAAAGCATATGCCAATAAAAAAGGAATTCAGATCATCGGCGATATCCCAATCTATGTGGCAATGGACAGCGCAGATACCTGGGCACATCCGGAATTATTCCAGCTGGATGAGGAAAATGTACCGGTTGCCGTAGCCGGATGCCCGCCGGACGGATTCTCTGCAACCGGACAGTTATGGGGAAATCCACTGTACCGCTGGGGATATCATAAGGAAACCGGCTATCAGTGGTGGATATCTCGTCTGGCTTATGTATTCCGCCTGTATGATGTGGTAAGAATCGATCATTTCCGTGGATTCGATGAGTATTTCTCTATTCCATACGGGGCAGAGACGGCAGTAGACGGACACTGGGAAAAGGGGCCTGGCATGGATCTGTTCTGGAAAGTACGAGAAGCACTGGGTGAAAAACCAGTTATCGCAGAAGACCTTGGATATGTTACGGACAGCGTACGTGATCTGGTAAGAGACAGCGGATTCCCAGGCATGAAGGTGCTGGAATTTGCATTTGATTCGAGAGATTCCGGATCTGCGAACGACTATCTACCGCACAATTATCCGGTGAACAGTGTTGCTTACACAGGAACTCACGACAATGAGACACTTGCCGGCTGGTGGGGAAGCATCAGTAAGGATGAGCAGAAGCTGACCCGCGAATATCTCTGTGATACCTATACACCGGAGGCGGAACTGAATAAGCCTCTGATCAGTCTGATCATGAGAAGCGCAGCAAAATGGTGCGTGATCCCGATGCAAGATTATCTGGGCCTTGATAATAAGTGCCGTATGAATACACCGTCAACTGTCGGAACAAACTGGAAGTGGAGAATCCGCAAGAACCAGTTATCTGTGAAATTACAGAAAGAGATCCATGCGGTGACATTGCGTTATGGAAGAATGAACTGGACGGAAGATGTTGAAGAAGCAGCTGAAGCAGAAAAATAG
- a CDS encoding helix-turn-helix domain-containing protein, producing the protein MSKFSEKCKELLIENGYNVYRLSQAASLERTTLQRMVTGKRLPGPEFVEHFCQALRISLPEKKEIMELYKMEAIGETAYRNQTTILHLFEKLSALEKNEGFNKRSIVDYGEMKLISPISNDKYETELLLQYVLRKTIQEQESPELYTNLPGTDTLLPHYLNLMIPQYGKAILIKHLIHFQTNASYAYENLETLHQIIPLCFSAGINYIPFYYYSKLSRNDRPNLLYPFYIITEKYVLQLASDLSKGILHSDPAILQEYTKEFQNCLEHSSPLLQQSKNLDEALQLYMTSFDTIQDITSLDATPCDSDFMDNEYFFDRVKEHSPEYAPFMNAYKSFLNVINQANRNDFFTINGFQKYCEYGISSGTSSIVIPKFSPEERITSLKYFLEHFSNENHHMLNSTFSYPDSLYIELRNNHSLFLINLADKANISFIIIQESSICNAFSEFFQLLADSEYITPENQTRTLIQKYIRQLKQLTFGITP; encoded by the coding sequence ATGTCAAAATTCAGTGAGAAATGTAAAGAGTTGCTTATAGAAAACGGTTACAACGTATACCGCCTTTCTCAGGCAGCATCTCTGGAACGTACCACACTTCAGAGAATGGTTACTGGTAAAAGATTGCCCGGACCTGAATTTGTCGAACATTTCTGTCAGGCGCTTCGGATTTCACTGCCTGAAAAGAAAGAAATAATGGAATTATATAAAATGGAAGCCATCGGTGAAACTGCTTACCGAAACCAAACCACAATCCTTCACCTTTTTGAAAAACTATCTGCTTTGGAAAAAAATGAAGGATTTAACAAAAGATCAATCGTTGATTATGGTGAAATGAAACTGATTTCACCTATCTCAAATGATAAATACGAGACCGAACTATTATTGCAATATGTTCTCAGGAAGACTATACAGGAACAAGAGTCTCCTGAACTTTACACTAATCTTCCAGGTACAGATACATTGCTTCCACATTATCTGAATCTTATGATTCCGCAATACGGTAAAGCTATTCTGATAAAGCATCTGATCCATTTCCAGACGAATGCATCCTATGCTTATGAGAATCTGGAGACACTGCACCAGATTATTCCGCTATGTTTTTCAGCCGGCATTAATTACATACCTTTTTATTATTATAGTAAGCTTTCCCGAAACGATCGGCCAAATCTTCTATATCCGTTCTATATTATTACGGAAAAATATGTACTGCAATTGGCATCCGATCTTTCAAAAGGAATCCTTCATTCGGATCCCGCGATTTTACAGGAATATACAAAAGAATTTCAGAATTGTCTGGAGCATTCGTCCCCACTATTACAGCAAAGTAAAAATCTTGATGAAGCGCTCCAACTTTATATGACTTCATTTGATACAATTCAAGACATAACCAGTCTGGACGCCACTCCTTGTGACAGTGATTTCATGGATAATGAATATTTTTTTGATCGGGTAAAAGAACATTCTCCGGAATATGCTCCATTTATGAACGCATACAAATCTTTTTTAAATGTTATAAATCAAGCCAATCGGAATGACTTTTTTACCATCAATGGTTTTCAGAAGTATTGTGAATACGGGATCTCGTCAGGTACCAGTAGTATTGTCATTCCCAAATTTTCACCTGAAGAGAGAATCACCTCTCTTAAATATTTTCTGGAACACTTTTCAAACGAGAATCATCACATGCTGAATTCTACTTTCAGTTATCCGGATTCTTTATATATTGAATTACGCAATAATCATTCATTGTTCCTTATCAACCTTGCAGATAAAGCGAATATTTCTTTTATCATCATTCAGGAAAGTAGTATCTGCAATGCATTTTCTGAATTTTTCCAATTATTGGCCGATTCGGAATACATAACTCCAGAGAACCAGACACGCACACTTATTCAGAAATACATCCGGCAATTGAAACAACTGACATTTGGTATTACTCCCTAG
- a CDS encoding PTS glucose transporter subunit IIA, which yields MNENESKKVPEVVLAPLTGKAVPLSEVPDPVFSDKVLGDGVAIIPADVRSSNVICNGKNAPVVSDHYGVMITV from the coding sequence ATGAACGAGAATGAGAGTAAAAAGGTTCCAGAAGTAGTTCTTGCGCCGTTAACCGGAAAGGCAGTGCCTTTAAGTGAAGTACCGGATCCGGTGTTTTCAGATAAGGTATTAGGAGACGGAGTGGCAATTATTCCGGCAGATGTCCGCTCATCAAATGTTATCTGTAACGGAAAGAATGCACCGGTTGTATCGGATCATTATGGAGTTATGATAACGGTATAA
- a CDS encoding amino acid ABC transporter ATP-binding protein, which yields MTTKKDDVLIKVEGLHKIYGDFHALNGIDEEIHRGEVVVIVGPSGSGKSTFLRSLNLLEVPDQGHIYFEGVDITDKHVDINKHRQKMGMVFQHFNLFPHKTIKENITLAPIKLLGKSKEEADKRAMELLERVGLAEKADSYPSQLSGGQKQRIAIVRSLAMDPDVILFDEPTSALDPEMVGEVLELMKQLAREGMTMVVVTHEMGFAKEVGSRVIFIDAGQIKEQAKPEEFFENPKDPRLKEFLSKIL from the coding sequence GTGACCACTAAGAAAGATGATGTACTGATCAAAGTAGAAGGTCTGCATAAAATATACGGGGATTTCCATGCGCTGAATGGGATTGACGAGGAGATTCACAGAGGAGAAGTGGTCGTTATTGTAGGACCATCCGGTTCCGGTAAGTCAACATTCCTGCGTTCTCTGAATCTTCTTGAGGTTCCGGATCAGGGACATATCTATTTTGAAGGTGTGGATATTACAGACAAACATGTGGATATTAACAAGCACCGTCAGAAGATGGGAATGGTGTTCCAGCACTTTAATTTATTCCCACATAAGACGATCAAGGAAAATATCACACTTGCTCCGATCAAGCTTCTTGGAAAGAGTAAGGAAGAGGCAGATAAAAGAGCAATGGAACTTCTGGAACGAGTAGGACTTGCCGAAAAGGCAGATTCGTATCCATCGCAGTTATCCGGCGGTCAGAAGCAGAGAATTGCAATTGTCCGTTCGCTGGCAATGGATCCGGATGTGATCCTGTTTGACGAGCCGACATCGGCACTCGATCCGGAGATGGTAGGAGAAGTTCTGGAGCTGATGAAACAGCTTGCAAGAGAAGGCATGACGATGGTTGTGGTAACACACGAGATGGGATTTGCCAAGGAAGTTGGTTCCAGAGTTATCTTTATAGATGCGGGACAGATAAAAGAACAGGCAAAACCGGAGGAATTTTTTGAGAATCCAAAAGATCCTCGTCTTAAGGAATTTTTATCTAAGATTTTATAA
- a CDS encoding type IV secretory system conjugative DNA transfer family protein has protein sequence MAINTNAQNVIIGDSLVDYCTYQESASRYAIPGKNHMGQPMMIPIGEHILSRHMLLLGGIGTGKSNAFNHIIRNTRSNLTNEDVMIIFDTKGDFYKEFYRPGDVVISNDARATGGSEADYWNIFEEVTIDDRVEENILEIAKGFFAEKLEHTTQPFFPNAAKDLFAALMLHLVRNDKFADKRNNKSLRSYLNSITPHIMVDILNQHSDLKAMQSYIYDEKSGQTLGVMAELQQMMREIFIGNFQKKGGLSMRKLVRRKGGRVIFVEYDLGIGGMLMPIYRLLIDLAIKEALCRTSNEGNVYFFIDEFRLVPHLEHIDDGVNFGRSLGAKFFVGIQNIDQVMAAYGEYTGRSILSGFGTTFAFRVNDVGSREYIKNLFGRNIKQQSYMSKVQNRGIAEQLREGYVVEDDDINNLPVGEAIVSAPSGEPFRFKFNLYQ, from the coding sequence ATGGCAATAAATACAAATGCACAAAATGTAATTATAGGTGACAGCTTAGTGGATTATTGTACATATCAGGAAAGTGCATCCCGGTATGCAATACCGGGAAAAAATCATATGGGACAACCTATGATGATTCCGATTGGAGAACATATTTTGTCACGACATATGTTGTTATTAGGAGGAATCGGTACAGGAAAATCAAATGCATTTAATCACATTATTCGGAATACCAGGTCGAATCTGACGAATGAGGATGTCATGATTATTTTTGATACAAAAGGTGACTTTTATAAAGAATTTTACAGACCAGGTGATGTAGTAATAAGTAACGATGCGAGAGCAACCGGAGGCAGTGAAGCGGATTACTGGAATATTTTTGAAGAAGTAACAATTGATGATCGTGTAGAGGAAAATATACTGGAGATTGCCAAAGGATTTTTTGCTGAGAAACTGGAACATACAACACAACCATTTTTCCCGAATGCAGCCAAAGATTTGTTCGCAGCATTGATGCTACATCTGGTGCGGAATGATAAATTTGCAGATAAAAGAAATAATAAATCATTACGTTCGTATCTGAATAGTATTACACCACATATTATGGTTGATATATTAAATCAACATTCAGATTTAAAGGCTATGCAGTCGTATATTTATGATGAAAAATCAGGACAAACACTGGGAGTTATGGCTGAGTTACAGCAGATGATGCGCGAGATTTTTATCGGTAATTTCCAGAAAAAAGGCGGATTGTCGATGAGAAAACTGGTGAGAAGAAAAGGTGGACGAGTTATATTTGTTGAATATGACCTTGGAATCGGTGGAATGTTGATGCCTATTTATCGGCTGTTAATTGATCTGGCGATTAAAGAGGCGTTGTGTCGAACCTCAAATGAGGGAAATGTTTACTTTTTTATTGATGAGTTTAGACTGGTGCCGCATCTGGAGCATATAGATGATGGTGTAAATTTTGGACGTAGTCTAGGAGCAAAATTTTTTGTGGGTATTCAGAATATTGATCAGGTAATGGCAGCTTATGGTGAATATACAGGACGAAGTATTCTGTCAGGATTTGGAACAACTTTTGCATTTCGGGTAAATGATGTTGGTTCAAGGGAATATATAAAAAATTTATTTGGACGGAATATCAAGCAACAGTCTTATATGTCAAAAGTTCAAAACCGAGGAATTGCTGAGCAGTTGAGAGAAGGGTACGTCGTAGAAGATGATGATATTAATAATCTTCCGGTCGGAGAAGCAATTGTAAGTGCACCAAGCGGAGAACCTTTCCGCTTTAAATTTAATTTATATCAATAA
- a CDS encoding YARHG domain-containing protein yields the protein MRCRVCGSNNEDGSKFCWNCGNKLTEQSETRSSSVNQPGIQQNSGDVQHNQVGTPPKQVRMPQRQVPPGGFDWENGKKMAEERLQKGKNIADGCVGQLKRVAENQTITDKLKKISKKTWGIIGACVALVLVLLIVIALHKPTVNLNDYLKVTYGGYDGGGVAYTEIDWNSMKEDFENKISYKRGMAQTGGMTPIDIIMEYTNANIEGKNEKLSNGDKVSYTWKVDKDAIAKLIKCKIKYSDGSKKVSGLKEMELFDPFKNLKVTFSGVEPNGEADIEYNGDMLSEYDFTCDKTSGLKNGDKIKISLTEDAGYYVDQYNKAPSVLEKEYKVKNLGKYLSKIKEVDTDGMNSARAKAQKSISDMVDYWSEDVTLDKVSYAGDYLQVAKDSDDYTKNYYGVIYQINAHIQPDGGQRKDVVSYYSMKFENVIVGGDGKCEIDLDEYDVPYDDFSVEVTSGDLSSGSYSFDGYQTLEELKKNYVDEVADEFDCEWDVSGKLEAVDLGVTSDYLCSYSSDRLLTDSDVEGYLNANYSEYNFPEGINIIQMIINEIYAKHGYEFTDSKLSAYFSNKTWYKSNTNKVNDMNAVSDSMSEIEKKNVDFLNSYR from the coding sequence ATGAGATGTAGAGTGTGTGGATCTAATAATGAAGATGGTTCAAAATTTTGCTGGAATTGTGGAAATAAATTAACGGAGCAATCAGAAACGAGAAGCAGTAGTGTTAACCAGCCTGGAATACAGCAGAATTCAGGAGACGTACAGCATAATCAAGTAGGAACACCACCAAAACAGGTAAGGATGCCACAGAGACAAGTCCCGCCAGGTGGATTTGACTGGGAAAACGGGAAGAAAATGGCAGAAGAGCGGTTGCAAAAAGGCAAAAATATAGCTGATGGCTGTGTAGGACAATTAAAAAGAGTAGCAGAAAATCAGACTATAACAGATAAACTTAAGAAAATTTCAAAAAAGACATGGGGAATCATTGGAGCATGTGTGGCGCTAGTTTTAGTATTGTTAATTGTAATTGCTCTGCATAAACCAACGGTTAATTTGAATGATTATCTGAAAGTTACATATGGAGGATATGATGGAGGCGGTGTGGCTTATACTGAAATTGATTGGAATAGTATGAAAGAGGACTTTGAAAATAAAATTTCTTATAAAAGGGGAATGGCGCAAACAGGAGGTATGACACCGATAGATATCATCATGGAATATACAAATGCTAATATTGAAGGTAAGAATGAAAAATTATCAAATGGAGATAAAGTGTCTTATACTTGGAAGGTAGATAAAGATGCGATTGCAAAGCTTATCAAATGCAAAATAAAGTATAGCGATGGATCAAAGAAAGTATCTGGACTAAAAGAAATGGAATTGTTTGATCCGTTTAAAAATTTGAAAGTAACGTTTTCGGGTGTAGAGCCAAATGGAGAGGCAGATATTGAATATAATGGAGATATGTTGTCTGAGTATGATTTTACCTGTGATAAAACTTCTGGTTTGAAAAATGGTGATAAAATTAAGATTTCTCTTACTGAGGATGCGGGGTATTATGTTGACCAATATAATAAAGCACCGTCTGTGTTAGAAAAGGAATACAAAGTAAAGAATTTAGGAAAGTATCTTTCAAAAATCAAAGAAGTTGATACTGATGGTATGAATTCTGCTCGTGCAAAGGCTCAGAAAAGTATTAGCGATATGGTAGATTACTGGTCTGAGGATGTTACGTTGGATAAAGTGTCATATGCAGGAGATTATCTGCAGGTTGCAAAAGACAGCGACGATTATACTAAAAACTACTATGGTGTGATTTATCAGATTAATGCGCATATTCAGCCAGATGGTGGACAGAGAAAAGATGTAGTTAGTTATTATAGTATGAAATTTGAAAATGTTATTGTAGGTGGGGATGGAAAGTGCGAAATTGATCTGGATGAATATGATGTACCATATGATGATTTTAGTGTAGAAGTAACCAGTGGAGATTTATCTTCTGGTTCATATAGCTTTGATGGATATCAGACACTTGAGGAGTTAAAAAAGAATTATGTAGATGAAGTGGCTGATGAATTTGACTGTGAATGGGATGTTTCGGGGAAACTTGAGGCTGTAGATTTAGGAGTTACCAGTGACTATCTGTGTTCCTATAGCAGTGATCGTTTACTGACAGACAGTGATGTTGAAGGATATTTAAATGCAAATTATTCAGAATATAATTTTCCGGAAGGTATAAATATTATTCAGATGATTATCAACGAAATATACGCAAAACATGGATATGAATTTACAGATTCGAAGTTGTCTGCATATTTTTCAAACAAAACATGGTATAAAAGTAATACAAATAAAGTGAATGATATGAATGCTGTTTCGGATAGTATGTCGGAAATTGAAAAGAAGAATGTTGATTTTTTGAATAGTTATAGATAA